One genomic window of Haloarchaeobius salinus includes the following:
- a CDS encoding HalX domain-containing protein, translating into MAENDGQGADETSGGLEVLVVDDESRLADLFAAWLQSDYNVEAAYDGESALELMEDSVEIVLLDRRMPGLSGDEVLDRIREDGYDCRVVMVTAVDPDFDIIEMGFDDYLVKPVSKDELLEVVESVTGRSEYETDIQEYYALVSKKSLLESEKSERELEENDEYAELCERVDVLRERVDQTVSGMKDHDDFVGAFQDLPGGS; encoded by the coding sequence GTGGCAGAAAACGACGGTCAAGGGGCTGACGAAACGTCCGGTGGCCTCGAGGTGCTCGTCGTCGACGACGAGTCACGACTGGCAGATCTCTTCGCCGCGTGGCTCCAGTCGGACTACAACGTCGAGGCGGCCTACGACGGCGAGTCGGCGCTGGAGCTGATGGAGGACTCCGTCGAGATCGTACTGCTCGACAGGCGGATGCCCGGTCTCTCTGGCGACGAGGTGCTGGACAGGATCCGCGAGGACGGCTACGACTGTCGCGTCGTGATGGTCACCGCCGTCGACCCCGACTTCGACATCATCGAGATGGGCTTCGACGACTACCTCGTCAAGCCGGTCTCGAAGGACGAACTCCTCGAGGTCGTCGAGAGCGTCACCGGCCGTTCCGAGTACGAGACGGACATCCAGGAGTACTACGCGCTCGTCTCGAAGAAGTCCCTCCTCGAGTCGGAGAAGTCCGAACGCGAACTGGAGGAGAACGACGAGTACGCCGAGCTCTGCGAGCGCGTGGACGTACTCCGGGAGCGCGTCGACCAGACGGTCTCCGGGATGAAGGACCACGACGACTTCGTCGGCGCGTTCCAGGACCTCCCCGGCGGCAGCTGA
- a CDS encoding DICT sensory domain-containing protein codes for MTLLDIIDRVRSSEKTLTLFNLPPASSLDTELASFFEDMNVRVDVDETVAEAPTFATLTDSDEFYTAVDGAELRALLEGPTPGPDGLGIDDTDHAGLLSPLKETTFTSYDSGRMMAVTREIEDRAFRHAAGELHVGFQELSRFADQTDVYRRLATTDLEIHIYGAPDVTVDVDGLQVHANDDEELRRTWFVAFDGGDTPAEKCALLAREGEVEGFYGCWTYDPDIVERVVEYLSGRYDRVAP; via the coding sequence GTGACACTCCTCGACATCATCGACCGGGTTCGGTCGAGCGAGAAGACGCTGACGCTGTTCAACCTGCCGCCAGCGTCGTCGCTGGACACCGAGCTCGCGTCGTTCTTCGAGGACATGAACGTCCGCGTCGACGTCGACGAGACGGTCGCCGAGGCACCGACGTTCGCCACGTTGACGGACTCCGACGAGTTCTACACCGCCGTCGACGGGGCGGAACTGCGGGCGCTGCTGGAGGGCCCGACACCGGGACCCGACGGACTCGGTATCGACGACACCGACCACGCGGGACTGCTCTCCCCGCTGAAGGAGACGACGTTCACCTCCTACGACAGCGGGCGGATGATGGCCGTGACCCGCGAGATAGAGGACCGCGCGTTCCGGCACGCGGCCGGCGAGCTCCACGTCGGGTTCCAGGAGCTCTCGCGCTTCGCCGACCAGACCGACGTGTACCGTCGACTCGCGACGACCGACCTCGAGATACACATCTACGGCGCGCCCGACGTGACCGTCGACGTCGACGGACTGCAGGTCCACGCCAACGACGACGAGGAGCTTCGACGGACCTGGTTCGTCGCGTTCGACGGCGGCGATACGCCCGCGGAGAAGTGTGCCCTCCTCGCCCGCGAGGGAGAGGTAGAGGGGTTCTACGGCTGCTGGACGTACGATCCGGACATCGTCGAACGTGTCGTCGAGTACCTCTCGGGACGGTACGACCGCGTCGCCCCGTAG
- a CDS encoding 3-hydroxyacyl-CoA dehydrogenase/enoyl-CoA hydratase family protein, with protein sequence MELEEINTVAVLGAGNMGHGIAEVAALAGYDVNMRDIKEEFVQGGYDKIEWSLGKLADSEQIAEDEADAALDRVTPLVDLEETVADADVVIEAVPEQMDIKEDTWNDVAEYAPDHTVFTTNTSSLSITDLSEFTDRPERFCGMHFFNPPIRMDLVEVISGEHTDTGTLDVVEDLAEDFGKTPVRVRKDVPGFIVNRILVPLMNEAAWLVHDDVATIEEVDATTKFDIGLPMGSFELADYVGIDVGYHVLDYMNEVAGERYEPCPLLEEKVENEQFGQKSGKGFYDYEDGEGADVSMDDDLFSETVKERLLAALANEVAYLVGDDVASPEEIDTAVKLGGRWPKGPAKFADEYGVAKLADALDEAHEASGHPRYEAFDYLATVAEEGGFYDGDDGDAGGAPEFDTLEISYPGEKVGQIELSRPQQMNSISLELIEELDAAIDLMDEDDDVRAVLLTGAGSKAFSAGADFMSIAGGGADPFNAVELSKYGQETFGRLEEVEMPVVAAIDGYCLGGGMELATCADVRVASTRSEFGQPEFNLGLIPGWGGTQRLQRIVGMGRAKEIIFTAERFPAEEMADYGFVNEVYDPDEFEASAVEYAEKLAGGPPLAQRFTKRAMLKGWDDAEAGLEVESLGFGHVVGSEDVHEGINAFFGDDDPEFEGK encoded by the coding sequence ATGGAGCTGGAAGAAATCAACACCGTCGCAGTTCTCGGTGCGGGCAACATGGGACACGGTATCGCCGAAGTCGCAGCACTCGCGGGCTACGACGTGAACATGCGGGACATCAAGGAGGAGTTCGTCCAGGGCGGCTACGACAAGATCGAGTGGTCGCTCGGCAAGCTCGCCGACAGCGAGCAGATCGCCGAGGACGAGGCCGACGCCGCCCTCGACCGCGTCACGCCCCTCGTGGACCTCGAGGAGACCGTCGCCGACGCCGACGTCGTCATCGAGGCCGTCCCCGAGCAGATGGACATCAAGGAGGACACGTGGAACGACGTCGCGGAGTACGCCCCCGACCACACCGTCTTCACGACGAACACGTCCTCGCTCTCCATCACGGACCTCTCCGAGTTCACGGACCGGCCGGAGCGCTTCTGCGGGATGCACTTCTTCAACCCGCCGATCCGGATGGACCTCGTCGAGGTCATCTCCGGCGAGCACACCGACACGGGGACCCTCGACGTCGTCGAGGACCTCGCGGAGGACTTCGGCAAGACCCCCGTCCGCGTCCGCAAGGACGTCCCCGGCTTCATCGTCAACCGCATCCTCGTCCCGCTGATGAACGAGGCCGCGTGGCTCGTCCACGACGACGTGGCCACCATCGAGGAGGTGGACGCGACGACGAAGTTCGACATCGGCCTGCCGATGGGCAGCTTCGAACTCGCCGACTACGTCGGCATCGACGTGGGCTATCACGTGCTCGACTACATGAACGAGGTCGCGGGCGAACGCTACGAGCCGTGCCCGCTCCTCGAGGAGAAGGTCGAGAACGAGCAGTTCGGACAGAAGTCCGGGAAGGGCTTCTACGACTACGAGGACGGCGAGGGTGCCGACGTCTCGATGGACGACGACCTGTTCAGCGAGACGGTCAAGGAGCGCCTGCTCGCCGCGCTCGCGAACGAGGTCGCCTACCTCGTCGGCGACGACGTCGCCTCGCCCGAGGAGATCGACACCGCCGTCAAGCTCGGCGGGCGCTGGCCGAAGGGGCCGGCGAAGTTCGCCGACGAGTACGGCGTCGCCAAGCTCGCCGACGCGCTGGACGAGGCCCACGAGGCGTCCGGGCACCCGCGCTACGAGGCGTTCGACTACCTCGCGACCGTCGCCGAGGAGGGCGGCTTCTACGACGGGGACGACGGCGACGCCGGCGGTGCGCCCGAGTTCGACACCCTCGAGATCAGCTACCCCGGCGAGAAGGTCGGCCAGATCGAGCTCTCGCGCCCCCAGCAGATGAACTCCATCAGCCTCGAACTCATCGAGGAGCTCGACGCCGCCATCGACCTCATGGACGAGGACGACGACGTGCGCGCGGTCCTGCTCACCGGTGCTGGCTCGAAGGCGTTCTCCGCGGGCGCTGACTTCATGAGCATCGCCGGCGGCGGCGCGGACCCGTTCAACGCCGTCGAGCTCTCGAAGTACGGCCAGGAGACGTTCGGCCGTCTGGAGGAGGTCGAGATGCCCGTCGTCGCGGCCATCGACGGCTACTGTCTCGGTGGCGGCATGGAGCTCGCGACCTGCGCCGACGTGCGCGTCGCGAGTACGCGCTCCGAGTTCGGCCAGCCCGAGTTCAACCTCGGTCTCATCCCCGGCTGGGGCGGCACCCAACGGCTCCAGCGCATCGTCGGCATGGGCCGTGCGAAGGAGATCATCTTCACCGCCGAGCGGTTCCCGGCCGAGGAGATGGCCGACTACGGCTTCGTGAACGAGGTGTACGACCCCGACGAGTTCGAGGCGTCGGCCGTCGAGTACGCCGAGAAGCTCGCCGGCGGCCCGCCGCTCGCACAGCGGTTCACCAAGCGCGCGATGCTCAAGGGGTGGGACGACGCCGAGGCCGGCCTCGAGGTCGAGTCGCTCGGCTTCGGCCACGTCGTCGGCAGCGAGGACGTCCACGAGGGAATCAACGCGTTCTTCGGCGACGACGACCCCGAGTTCGAGGGCAAGTAA
- a CDS encoding acyl-CoA dehydrogenase family protein, which translates to MDFALSDEQKQIKEEVARFAENEVKPVAQEYDVEEKYPWEVMEKAADAGLLGAHIPFDYGGADYGNLESALITEELFAVDPGIGLCLTSASFGADAIMEFGTEDQKERFLSPIPEGEAIMGAAISEPDTGSDVSSVSTQAEKDGDEWVINGNKMWITNGSIGDYYVVLCQTDPDAEGRYNGFSQIVVEADRDGFEAEKITGKLGIRSSDTAELILNDVRVPEENLIGTRGMGFLQQMQFFDETRTAVAAQGVGIAKGANEAALSYAQEREQFDRPISDFQAIQHKLADMHTRTEAARMLTYKAAWNVDQGEDITKLASMAKEYASRVAVDVANEAVQIHGGAGYVNDFPVERFYRDAKITQIYEGTTEIQKNIIARELLGKGY; encoded by the coding sequence ATGGATTTCGCGCTGTCAGACGAGCAGAAACAGATCAAGGAGGAGGTCGCCCGCTTCGCCGAGAACGAAGTGAAGCCGGTCGCACAGGAGTACGACGTCGAGGAGAAGTACCCGTGGGAGGTCATGGAGAAGGCCGCCGACGCCGGCCTGCTCGGTGCCCACATCCCGTTCGACTACGGCGGAGCCGACTACGGCAACCTCGAGTCCGCGCTCATCACGGAGGAACTGTTCGCCGTGGACCCCGGTATCGGCCTCTGCCTGACGTCCGCCTCCTTCGGTGCGGACGCCATCATGGAGTTCGGGACCGAGGACCAGAAGGAGCGCTTCCTCTCGCCCATCCCCGAGGGTGAGGCCATCATGGGCGCGGCCATCTCCGAGCCCGACACCGGCTCCGACGTCTCCTCCGTGAGCACGCAGGCCGAGAAGGACGGCGACGAGTGGGTCATCAACGGCAACAAGATGTGGATCACGAACGGCTCCATCGGCGACTACTACGTCGTCCTCTGCCAGACCGACCCCGACGCCGAGGGTCGCTACAACGGCTTCAGCCAGATCGTCGTCGAGGCAGACCGCGACGGCTTCGAGGCCGAGAAGATCACCGGCAAACTCGGCATCCGCTCCTCCGACACCGCCGAACTCATCCTCAACGACGTGCGCGTCCCCGAGGAGAACCTCATCGGCACCCGCGGCATGGGCTTCCTCCAGCAGATGCAGTTCTTCGACGAGACCCGCACCGCCGTCGCCGCACAGGGCGTCGGCATCGCGAAGGGCGCGAACGAGGCCGCACTCTCCTACGCCCAGGAGCGCGAGCAGTTCGACCGGCCCATCTCGGACTTCCAGGCCATCCAGCACAAGCTCGCCGACATGCACACCCGCACCGAGGCCGCCCGCATGCTGACGTACAAGGCCGCCTGGAACGTCGACCAAGGCGAGGACATCACCAAGCTCGCCTCCATGGCCAAGGAGTACGCCTCCCGCGTCGCCGTCGACGTCGCAAACGAGGCCGTCCAGATCCACGGCGGTGCCGGCTACGTCAACGACTTCCCCGTCGAACGGTTCTACCGCGACGCCAAGATCACCCAGATCTACGAGGGCACCACCGAGATCCAGAAGAACATCATCGCCCGCGAGCTGCTCGGGAAGGGCTACTGA
- a CDS encoding class I SAM-dependent methyltransferase produces MTETHQRTIDWDEFWRTADADDHESATPSAHHVREALADLIAETGGIDSVADVGCGPGVVTFDLADRSPDAEIVGYDAAGSILDENRERATEEGLDNVRFERTVLPEFDPGRQFDLVLCYGTLAYVTESAQALQNMYDAVAPGGHLVLGYVNEFGAAQFRAQHADLEASDDPRRDPEEYAERFGLVMDEESTLSFDAIRNAVGTWPRSIWEVAEKPERRWAWGHVPLVYVPKPK; encoded by the coding sequence ATGACAGAGACACACCAGCGGACAATCGACTGGGACGAGTTCTGGCGCACCGCCGACGCGGACGACCACGAGAGCGCGACCCCGAGCGCACACCACGTCAGGGAGGCGCTCGCCGATCTCATCGCCGAGACGGGTGGTATCGACTCCGTCGCGGACGTCGGCTGCGGCCCGGGCGTCGTCACGTTCGACCTCGCGGACCGTTCCCCCGACGCCGAGATCGTCGGCTACGACGCCGCCGGATCTATCCTCGACGAGAACCGCGAACGTGCCACGGAGGAGGGGCTCGACAACGTCCGCTTCGAGCGCACGGTCCTCCCCGAGTTCGACCCCGGTCGCCAGTTCGACCTCGTCCTGTGCTACGGGACCCTCGCGTACGTCACCGAGTCCGCGCAGGCCCTCCAGAACATGTACGACGCGGTCGCACCCGGCGGCCACCTCGTGCTCGGCTACGTGAACGAGTTCGGCGCGGCCCAGTTCCGCGCCCAGCACGCCGACCTCGAGGCCAGCGACGACCCGCGACGCGACCCCGAGGAGTACGCCGAACGCTTCGGCCTCGTGATGGACGAGGAGAGCACGCTCTCGTTCGACGCCATCCGGAACGCCGTCGGCACCTGGCCCCGCAGCATCTGGGAGGTCGCCGAGAAGCCCGAGAGACGGTGGGCGTGGGGCCACGTCCCGCTCGTCTACGTGCCGAAGCCGAAGTGA
- a CDS encoding DNA-3-methyladenine glycosylase family protein translates to MSQDAYDHLRTDPEMGSVVEEHGPLELEPAEDMFERLVRSIVSQQVSTSAATAIRERLYDAVEITPAAILAADESTLRDAGLSGQKVGYVRNVAGAFEEHGYTTASFDGMSNEAVVDELTDIKGIGVWTAKMQLMFSLARPDVFPVEDLGIRNGMYALYGDELTRGEMVETAERWRPYRSYASLYLWRTVD, encoded by the coding sequence ATGAGCCAGGACGCGTACGACCACCTCCGAACCGACCCGGAGATGGGTTCCGTCGTCGAGGAGCACGGGCCACTCGAACTTGAGCCGGCCGAGGACATGTTCGAACGGCTGGTCCGGTCCATCGTCAGCCAGCAGGTCTCCACGTCGGCGGCGACCGCCATCAGGGAGCGCCTGTACGACGCGGTCGAGATAACGCCGGCGGCCATCCTCGCCGCCGACGAGTCGACGCTGCGCGACGCCGGGCTCTCCGGGCAGAAGGTAGGGTACGTCCGGAACGTCGCCGGAGCGTTCGAGGAACACGGCTACACGACGGCGTCCTTCGACGGGATGAGCAACGAGGCGGTCGTGGACGAACTCACCGACATCAAGGGAATCGGCGTCTGGACCGCCAAGATGCAGCTCATGTTCAGTCTCGCACGGCCCGACGTGTTCCCGGTCGAGGACCTCGGCATCCGGAACGGGATGTACGCGCTCTACGGCGACGAATTGACGCGCGGCGAGATGGTCGAGACCGCCGAGCGGTGGCGGCCGTACCGCTCGTACGCGTCGCTGTACCTCTGGCGTACCGTGGACTGA
- a CDS encoding Na+/H+ antiporter NhaC family protein: MEETESVDTIEESDPPDLTFYGGRAASAVPLAVFVAWAIFQSGVLGVGDTQGLVVGMLVGLIAGLFLVKGSWKDYADTIFDGMTQRVAATAVVAWLWAGMFANVLRAGQFVNGLVWAADVTGVAGDLFPALTFVLAALLATGIGTGYGTAITFTTVVFPAGLLLGANPTLLFAAILSGAVFGDNLAPVSDTTIVSAVTQDADIGGVVASRLKYALIAAVFAFAAYVIAGLSMSGIDVTGAGTSLAEQANAAGLVHLVSMGVVIVTAIQGRHIVEAVSWGLLTAVVANLALGLSSLADILVFVAPAETSLAAEFAWLPVVRIAGPDESVAVGGALYDGAVGFFPLIVLTLLIVAAAEIMIRGGGFEAILDFLIGSVATTVRRAELTMVLGTALVNGMITINTAAEIAIAPYIARLGGRFNLNGYRRANILDANTSALGYIFPWGGGLLAGYGAMTSLTDSVPWFTEAMVVNPVTVWPYVFHGWFLVAVFVFAAWTGYGREYVHDRQSAEVERV; encoded by the coding sequence ATGGAAGAGACGGAATCGGTCGATACAATCGAGGAATCGGACCCACCCGACCTGACGTTCTACGGTGGGCGTGCCGCGAGCGCCGTTCCGCTCGCCGTCTTCGTCGCCTGGGCCATCTTCCAGAGCGGCGTGCTCGGCGTGGGCGACACGCAGGGACTGGTCGTCGGGATGCTCGTCGGGCTCATCGCCGGGCTGTTCCTGGTGAAGGGCTCGTGGAAGGACTACGCCGATACGATCTTCGACGGGATGACCCAGCGCGTGGCCGCGACCGCGGTCGTCGCGTGGCTCTGGGCCGGCATGTTCGCGAACGTGCTTCGCGCGGGCCAGTTCGTGAACGGCCTCGTCTGGGCGGCCGACGTCACCGGCGTCGCGGGCGACCTGTTCCCGGCGCTGACGTTCGTGCTCGCCGCGCTGCTCGCGACCGGCATCGGGACCGGCTACGGGACCGCCATCACGTTCACGACCGTCGTGTTCCCCGCGGGTCTCCTGCTCGGCGCGAACCCGACGCTGCTGTTCGCCGCCATCCTCTCCGGCGCGGTGTTCGGCGACAACCTCGCGCCGGTCTCGGACACGACCATCGTGAGCGCGGTCACCCAGGACGCCGACATCGGCGGTGTCGTCGCCTCCCGGCTGAAGTACGCGCTGATCGCCGCGGTGTTCGCGTTCGCGGCGTACGTCATAGCCGGGCTGTCCATGTCCGGTATCGACGTCACCGGCGCGGGGACGAGCCTCGCCGAACAGGCGAACGCGGCGGGTCTCGTCCACCTGGTCTCGATGGGCGTCGTCATCGTGACGGCGATACAGGGTCGCCACATCGTCGAGGCCGTCTCCTGGGGGCTGCTGACCGCCGTCGTGGCGAACCTGGCCCTCGGGCTCTCCTCGCTGGCCGACATCCTCGTGTTCGTCGCACCCGCCGAGACGAGCCTCGCCGCCGAGTTCGCGTGGCTCCCCGTCGTCCGCATCGCCGGCCCGGACGAGTCCGTCGCCGTCGGCGGCGCGCTCTACGACGGTGCGGTCGGGTTCTTCCCGCTCATCGTCCTGACGCTGCTCATCGTCGCGGCCGCCGAGATCATGATCCGCGGCGGCGGCTTCGAGGCCATCCTCGACTTCCTCATCGGCTCCGTCGCGACGACGGTCCGCCGCGCGGAGCTGACGATGGTGCTGGGGACGGCGCTGGTCAACGGCATGATCACGATCAACACCGCCGCCGAGATCGCCATCGCACCGTACATCGCACGGCTGGGTGGCCGCTTCAACCTGAACGGCTACCGGCGCGCCAACATCCTGGACGCCAACACGTCCGCCCTCGGCTACATCTTCCCGTGGGGCGGCGGCCTGCTCGCGGGCTACGGGGCGATGACCAGCCTGACCGACAGCGTCCCGTGGTTCACCGAGGCGATGGTCGTCAACCCGGTCACCGTCTGGCCGTACGTCTTCCACGGCTGGTTCCTCGTGGCGGTGTTCGTCTTCGCCGCGTGGACCGGCTACGGTCGCGAGTACGTCCACGACCGCCAGTCCGCCGAGGTGGAGCGCGTATGA
- a CDS encoding DUF7513 family protein yields the protein MSVLSSVLAGIGFRTRTPSFSAGQEVTAFVSGVQDGDALLRIGDSRLTVSGVEDPTTLVDERVLVRVEAFDDTSHTGSAVLVAVLDGRGL from the coding sequence ATGAGCGTCCTGTCATCCGTCCTCGCCGGCATCGGCTTCCGGACGCGCACCCCGTCGTTCAGCGCCGGACAGGAGGTGACCGCGTTCGTCAGCGGCGTGCAGGACGGCGACGCGCTCCTGCGCATCGGCGATTCCCGGCTCACCGTGTCGGGCGTCGAGGACCCGACCACACTCGTCGACGAGCGGGTACTGGTCCGCGTCGAGGCGTTCGACGACACGAGCCACACCGGCAGTGCCGTCCTCGTCGCGGTCCTCGACGGTCGTGGGCTGTAG
- a CDS encoding AzlC family ABC transporter permease, which produces MLGVVPFGLITGISAIDVGFDAVQTVAMSVVVFAGASQLALIELVGDRAPVAVVVATAAVVNLRYLMYSASIAPYFRDFSPPWKWLSAYALTDQSYAVAVTEFRDDEPGIGRRRWYYLGAAFALWGVWVVSTAVGVVIGGSVPPGLSLEFAVPLTFLALLVPSLKDRLSGLVGVVAGGVAIPAAALPLDLGLVAAALTGLTVGVLVDTFTDWPGDEPDEDTEGER; this is translated from the coding sequence ATGCTGGGCGTCGTCCCGTTCGGGCTCATCACCGGTATCAGCGCGATCGACGTCGGGTTCGACGCGGTGCAGACGGTCGCGATGTCGGTCGTCGTGTTCGCCGGTGCGTCCCAGCTCGCGCTCATCGAACTCGTCGGTGACCGCGCTCCCGTCGCCGTCGTCGTGGCGACCGCGGCCGTCGTCAACCTCCGCTACCTGATGTACAGCGCGTCCATCGCGCCGTACTTCCGGGACTTCTCGCCGCCGTGGAAGTGGCTCTCGGCGTACGCGCTGACCGACCAGTCCTACGCCGTCGCCGTCACGGAGTTCCGCGACGACGAGCCCGGTATCGGGCGGCGGCGCTGGTACTACCTCGGCGCGGCGTTCGCCCTGTGGGGGGTCTGGGTCGTCTCGACGGCCGTCGGGGTCGTCATCGGCGGCAGCGTCCCACCCGGACTCTCGCTCGAGTTCGCGGTACCGTTGACGTTCCTCGCGCTGCTCGTCCCGTCGCTGAAGGACCGGCTCAGCGGGCTCGTCGGTGTGGTCGCCGGCGGGGTCGCCATCCCGGCGGCCGCGCTCCCGCTCGACCTCGGGCTCGTGGCCGCCGCACTGACCGGCCTGACGGTCGGGGTGCTCGTCGACACGTTCACGGACTGGCCGGGCGACGAACCGGACGAGGACACGGAGGGCGAGCGATGA
- a CDS encoding AzlD domain-containing protein has protein sequence MSYDATTLWGIVLAVGVLTLALRLSFILLFGRVDDVPTRVERTLELVPAAVLAALVVPAVVALDTSLSLVAEPAKVVAAVVAAGVAWRTENVLATIAVGMGVLWLVGAVV, from the coding sequence ATGAGCTACGACGCGACGACGCTGTGGGGTATCGTGCTCGCCGTGGGTGTCCTCACGCTCGCGCTCCGGCTCTCGTTCATCCTGCTGTTCGGCCGGGTCGACGACGTCCCGACCCGCGTCGAGCGGACCCTCGAACTGGTCCCGGCGGCGGTGCTCGCCGCGCTCGTGGTGCCGGCGGTCGTCGCGCTCGACACCAGCCTGTCGCTCGTCGCCGAACCCGCGAAGGTCGTCGCGGCGGTCGTCGCGGCGGGCGTCGCCTGGCGCACCGAGAACGTGCTCGCGACCATCGCGGTCGGAATGGGCGTACTCTGGCTCGTCGGGGCGGTCGTCTGA
- a CDS encoding DUF7344 domain-containing protein, producing the protein MATTTETTTTDTNRPPEGGGPSKGELFEALSNDRRRETLRYLLRQEDGKTTKGEVARHIAAHETGKPTEQVTSDERKRVYIALHQTHLPKLDDLGLVEYDSSQGALRLGDDCDGLAVYLDVGTDDGDDEGDSHRWGRYYLGIGIGGLGVTGVLASGIGPITVGPGLGVAAALALAVTVTGIAQTYGEELSLPPVGEELDR; encoded by the coding sequence ATGGCAACCACGACAGAGACCACCACGACCGACACGAATCGACCACCGGAGGGGGGAGGACCGTCGAAGGGGGAGCTGTTCGAGGCGCTCTCGAACGACCGACGCCGGGAGACGTTGCGGTATCTACTTCGACAGGAGGACGGGAAGACCACGAAGGGGGAGGTCGCCCGTCACATCGCCGCGCACGAGACCGGCAAACCGACCGAGCAGGTGACCTCCGACGAGCGGAAACGTGTGTACATCGCGCTCCACCAGACCCACCTACCGAAGCTCGACGACCTGGGACTCGTCGAGTACGACTCCTCGCAGGGCGCGCTCCGTCTCGGCGACGACTGCGACGGACTGGCGGTGTATCTGGACGTCGGGACCGACGACGGCGACGACGAGGGCGACTCGCACCGATGGGGGCGGTACTACCTCGGCATCGGCATCGGCGGCCTCGGCGTCACCGGTGTCCTCGCGAGCGGCATCGGACCGATCACCGTCGGTCCGGGCCTCGGTGTCGCGGCGGCGCTCGCGCTCGCGGTCACCGTGACCGGTATCGCACAGACCTACGGCGAAGAACTCAGCCTGCCGCCCGTCGGTGAGGAACTCGACCGGTAG